In Phormidium yuhuli AB48, one genomic interval encodes:
- the isiD gene encoding protein IsiD, whose amino-acid sequence MTTITVSRDDLAAVTEDQVKLLANRLDADDYSNPFEGLEDWHLLRAIAFERPELVEPYSYLLEFEDCDES is encoded by the coding sequence ATGACCACGATTACAGTGTCTCGGGACGATTTAGCAGCGGTTACAGAAGACCAAGTGAAGCTGTTAGCCAATCGACTTGATGCCGATGATTACAGCAATCCATTTGAAGGACTCGAAGACTGGCATTTGCTGCGAGCCATCGCCTTTGAGCGTCCGGAACTCGTTGAACCCTACAGTTATCTATTAGAATTTGAGGATTGCGACGAGAGCTAA
- a CDS encoding alpha/beta hydrolase, whose translation MDVLKLEPQAGVEACAALVLLHGWGANARDLASLQLMLDLPDYVYFCLDAPLPHPQVPGGKMWYDLDSEAYDGLDQSRAELAAWFDGFEAQTGIPLARTVLAGFSQGGAMTLDVGFRYPFGGLVAMSGYLHDSPALEGKLPPVLLLHGRFDRVVPLQAAQRTRETLMAGGATVDYHEYDMAHEICPLEVAQLRRFALEVVQP comes from the coding sequence ATGGATGTACTAAAACTCGAACCTCAAGCTGGAGTTGAAGCCTGTGCAGCCCTTGTGCTGCTGCATGGCTGGGGCGCCAATGCCCGTGACCTAGCCTCGCTACAGCTGATGCTAGATCTACCTGATTATGTCTATTTTTGTCTGGATGCGCCACTGCCTCATCCCCAAGTTCCAGGTGGAAAAATGTGGTACGACCTAGACAGTGAGGCGTATGACGGCCTCGACCAAAGTCGGGCTGAATTAGCAGCTTGGTTTGATGGTTTTGAAGCGCAGACGGGGATTCCTCTAGCGCGAACGGTCTTGGCGGGATTTTCCCAGGGGGGAGCGATGACCCTAGATGTGGGATTTCGTTACCCCTTTGGGGGGTTAGTCGCGATGAGCGGTTATCTCCATGATTCTCCAGCTTTGGAGGGGAAGCTTCCGCCGGTTTTACTGCTCCATGGCCGCTTTGACCGGGTGGTTCCTCTCCAGGCAGCTCAACGGACTCGGGAAACCCTGATGGCCGGTGGGGCAACGGTTGACTATCATGAGTATGATATGGCTCATGAGATTTGCCCCCTGGAGGTGGCCCAACTGCGACGCTTTGCCTTGGAAGTAGTTCAGCCCTAA
- a CDS encoding M23 family metallopeptidase — protein sequence MTDFPVPTVNSTKHNPYLDGSFLSHPFLSDRTPRTVEERHPPHSQSRPQSRPQSRPQSQTTTTASSRPRTDPSKLSAPAGAKYAPQNRNSVVAEPPLMQIPLADASLNGATLGWEMMSTPPSRTWQKQREIAAAQIAALQDQHHQLLNAERRRLQLQLGVFFLTALGILGGIWRWNPELLSPLKWLEDLPLSLTDPSPEHLGVKENHPRLLGSSPLGDGAGEESRPGAIASDPFSRDSAEPPSNGTAAELPLDFISEPQQISEQSKLADPGPDPFPEDVDSPLNLMARSSQRPIEGLAASLPPKLEKPVDRNWRIGGYRVSDIYLPCQQPDGSDCRSTHPVTGYQNVPHLGVDLAMPYGAPLYAVGKEGSDVKVSCYYDGAKGLVAHLKSASFPSYEFEAFHLSDCIPGIHRAGSLFAAVGSSGISAGPHLHWEAFWYGRRINPPRWSLEFVVKGNIEVNRLSKYVY from the coding sequence ATGACTGATTTTCCCGTTCCCACTGTTAACTCCACAAAACACAATCCGTATCTTGACGGGAGTTTTCTCTCCCATCCATTCTTAAGCGATCGCACCCCTCGAACAGTTGAGGAGCGTCACCCCCCCCACTCTCAATCTCGTCCTCAATCTCGTCCTCAATCTCGCCCTCAATCTCAAACCACGACCACAGCCAGCTCACGTCCCCGAACTGACCCATCCAAACTCAGTGCGCCTGCTGGTGCCAAATATGCGCCTCAGAACCGAAATAGCGTCGTGGCTGAGCCGCCTCTGATGCAAATTCCCTTAGCTGATGCCTCTCTCAACGGGGCAACCTTGGGCTGGGAAATGATGAGCACTCCCCCTTCTAGAACTTGGCAGAAACAGCGAGAAATTGCCGCCGCTCAAATTGCTGCCCTGCAAGATCAACACCATCAGCTTCTCAATGCTGAACGTCGTCGGTTACAGCTACAACTGGGTGTGTTTTTTCTAACCGCCTTGGGCATCCTGGGAGGAATTTGGCGCTGGAATCCAGAACTGCTGAGCCCCCTAAAATGGCTCGAAGACCTGCCCTTAAGTCTGACGGACCCTAGCCCTGAGCATCTTGGAGTCAAAGAAAATCACCCAAGGCTGCTCGGCTCCAGTCCCCTGGGTGATGGGGCCGGGGAGGAGTCTCGGCCGGGGGCGATCGCCTCAGATCCCTTTTCCCGAGACTCCGCCGAACCTCCCAGCAACGGAACCGCCGCTGAACTCCCATTAGACTTCATCTCAGAACCGCAACAGATCTCGGAGCAATCTAAGTTAGCAGACCCCGGCCCCGATCCCTTTCCCGAGGATGTTGACTCTCCCCTCAATCTGATGGCTCGTAGTTCTCAACGACCCATTGAAGGCTTAGCCGCCAGTTTACCTCCCAAGTTAGAAAAACCCGTCGATCGCAATTGGCGGATTGGCGGCTATCGCGTCAGTGATATTTATCTTCCCTGTCAACAACCTGATGGCTCCGATTGTCGCTCCACACATCCCGTTACGGGCTATCAGAATGTTCCCCATCTCGGCGTGGATTTAGCAATGCCCTATGGTGCGCCTCTCTACGCTGTGGGTAAGGAAGGAAGTGATGTAAAAGTTTCCTGTTATTACGATGGCGCTAAAGGGTTAGTAGCCCACCTGAAGAGTGCCAGTTTCCCCAGTTATGAGTTTGAGGCCTTCCATCTCAGTGATTGCATTCCAGGAATTCACCGGGCTGGCTCCTTATTTGCGGCGGTAGGCAGTAGTGGCATTTCCGCCGGTCCTCATTTACATTGGGAAGCCTTTTGGTATGGACGGCGAATCAATCCCCCCCGTTGGTCTCTGGAATTTGTGGTCAAGGGCAATATCGAGGTGAATCGGTTGAGTAAATACGTCTATTAG